One window of Nymphaea colorata isolate Beijing-Zhang1983 chromosome 11, ASM883128v2, whole genome shotgun sequence genomic DNA carries:
- the LOC116264879 gene encoding elongation factor Tu, mitochondrial, protein MASSLLRSRSAKRLIDLSSPLYSCCRGEFAGNANLLQNGVWNVDSVCASWWIRSMATFTRTKPHVNVGTIGHVDHGKTTLTAAITKVLAEEGKAKAVAFDEIDKAPEEKARGITIATAHVEYETAKRHYAHVDCPGHADYVKNMITGAAQMDGGILVVSAPDGPMPQTKEHILLARQVGVPSLVCFLNKVDAVDDPELLELVEMELRELLSFYKFPGDEIPIVRGSALSALQGTNEEIGKKAILKLMDAVDEYIPEPVRQLDKPFLMPIEDVFSIQGRGTVVTGRVEQGTIKVGEDVEVLGLTQAGPVKTTVTGVEMFKKILDRGEAGDNVGLLLRGLKRGDVQRGQVICKPGTVKTYKKFEAEIYVLTKDEGGRHTAFFSNYRPQFYMRTADVTGKVELPENVKMVMPGDNVTAIFELISPVPLEPGQRFALREGGRTVGAGVVSKVIS, encoded by the exons ATGGCGTCCTCTTTACTTCGAAGCCGCTCAGCCAAGAGGCTCATCGATCTCTCCTCTCCCCTTTACTCGTGTTGCAGAGGCGAATTTGCGGGAAATGCTAATCTTTTGCAAAATGGGGTTTGGAACGTTGATTCTGTTTGCGCGTCTTGGTGGATCCGGTCGATGGCGACGTTTACGCGCAC GAAGCCTCATGTAAATGTTGGAACCATTGGTCATGTTGATCATGGAAAAACTACTCTCACTGCTGCAATCACAAAG GTGTTGGCAGAAGAGGGAAAAGCTAAGGCTGTTGCATTTGATGAGATTGATAAGGCACCAGAAGAGAAAGCAAGAGGAATTACTATTGCAACG GCACACGTTGAGTATGAAACTGCGAAACGCCATTATGCACATGTAGATTGCCCTGGACATGCTGATTATGTAAAA AACATGATTACTGGAGCTGCTCAGATGGATGGTGGAATACTAGTTGTATCTGCCCCTGATGGGCCTATGCCACAAACGAAAGAGCACATTTTGCTTGCACGTCAG GTAGGAGTGCCATCCCTGGTGTGCTTCTTGAATAAGGTTGATGCAGTTGATGATCCAGAGCTTCTGGAACTTGTAGAAATGGAGCTACGCG aGCTGCTAAGCTTTTATAAATTTCCTGGTGATGAAATTCCCATAGTCCGGGGCTCAGCTTTGTCAGCCTTACAAGGCACAAATGAAGAGATAGGGAAGAAGGCCATTTTGAAATTAATGGACGCTGTTGATGAATACATACCTGAACCAGTACGACAGCTTGATAAACCATTTCTCATGCCTATTGAAGATGTGTTCTCAATTCAG GGCCGTGGAACAGTTGTGACTGGTCGCGTTGAGCAGGGAACTATTAAAGTTGGAGAGGATGTTGAGGTTTTAGGATTGACTCAG GCTGGTCCTGTGAAGACTACTGTCACTGGTGTGGAGATGTTCAAGAAGATTCTGGATCGTGGAGAA GCTGGAGATAACGTGGGTCTTCTTTTACGTGGTTTGAAACGTGGAGATGTGCAACGTGGTCAG GTTATTTGCAAGCCTGGTACTGTTAAGACATACAAGAAATTTGAGGCAGAGATTTATGTGCTCACAAAGGATGAAGGGGGTCGGCATACTGCTTTCTTTTCAAACTACAGGCCACAATTCTACATGAGAACTGCGGATGTTACTGGGAAGGTGGAATTGCCTGAAAATGTAAAGATGGTGATGCCTGGTGACAATGTGACAGCTATTTTCGAGCTTATATCGCCTGTTCCACTTGAACCAG GACAAAGATTTGCcttgagagaaggagggaggacaGTTGGTGCTGGGGTGGTGTCCAAAGTTATAAGCTAA